In a genomic window of Candidatus Zixiibacteriota bacterium:
- a CDS encoding vitamin B12 dependent-methionine synthase activation domain-containing protein: MREIINIPVDKITPEISLILQGQGIPDESEVKSEITDLAKIARDIFIRWTRSKLLISDITHEDFEKIYYSTDFNESPAPIEDIYPRADELSIFALTIGQDICDEISGLFAKNDFALGSMLDTAASAGTDLASDFAASWYQNNVIGNTNAKQRRTLCYSPGYCGWHVSAQRALFAFLKPEEIGITLRESCLMEPLKSISGVLIYGSDKIHLFENQYSFCAQCPSQPCLERMSNIEN, translated from the coding sequence ATGCGGGAAATAATCAATATCCCGGTGGATAAAATTACTCCTGAGATATCTTTAATCCTGCAAGGACAAGGTATCCCGGATGAAAGCGAAGTCAAATCTGAAATTACTGATCTGGCCAAAATCGCAAGGGATATTTTTATTCGTTGGACCAGATCAAAACTGTTGATTTCTGATATTACCCATGAAGATTTCGAAAAGATTTACTATAGTACCGATTTCAATGAATCACCCGCTCCTATCGAGGATATTTATCCCCGCGCCGATGAATTATCCATCTTCGCCCTGACTATCGGTCAGGATATATGCGATGAAATATCCGGTCTCTTCGCCAAAAATGATTTCGCCCTCGGTTCAATGCTCGATACCGCGGCATCGGCTGGAACCGACCTGGCCTCAGATTTTGCCGCATCCTGGTATCAGAATAATGTAATCGGAAACACAAATGCAAAACAAAGGCGAACTTTATGCTATAGTCCCGGATATTGCGGTTGGCATGTTAGTGCCCAGCGAGCGCTATTTGCTTTTCTTAAACCTGAAGAGATCGGTATCACTTTACGTGAAAGCTGTCTGATGGAACCTCTGAAATCAATTTCGGGTGTTTTGATATACGGCTCCGATAAGATTCATTTATTCGAAAACCAATATTCTTTTTGTGCGCAATGCCCAAGTCAGCCCTGCCTGGAAAGAATGAGCAATATTGAAAATTAA
- a CDS encoding corrinoid protein, which translates to MDLLENISLSLQRGEFDETAELTTQAVEQKLPPKQILDDGLIAGMKLVGEKFKCHDIFLPDVLLAAKAMNAGLDILKPLLIDEDMPSRGKVVLGTVQGDLHDLGKNLVGIMLKGAGFDVIDLGNDVSPQKFVETALEKNAPVIGLSALLTTTMPVMKSVVDLIKEKGLDGKIKVAIGGAPVTQQFADEIGADAYGFDGINAVECVDRLIS; encoded by the coding sequence ATGGACTTGCTCGAAAACATTTCGCTATCGCTTCAACGAGGGGAGTTTGACGAAACGGCCGAACTGACCACGCAGGCGGTCGAACAAAAACTTCCGCCCAAACAGATTCTCGACGACGGATTGATCGCCGGAATGAAACTCGTCGGAGAAAAATTCAAATGCCACGACATATTCCTGCCTGATGTTCTACTTGCGGCTAAAGCGATGAACGCCGGTCTGGATATCCTTAAACCGCTATTAATCGATGAAGATATGCCGTCGCGGGGTAAAGTCGTCCTCGGAACGGTTCAGGGAGATTTGCATGACTTAGGAAAAAACCTGGTCGGCATTATGCTTAAGGGTGCCGGTTTTGATGTCATCGATCTCGGCAATGATGTCTCACCTCAAAAATTTGTCGAGACCGCACTCGAAAAAAACGCTCCGGTTATTGGCCTCTCAGCCCTCCTCACGACAACCATGCCGGTTATGAAATCTGTGGTCGATTTAATTAAGGAAAAAGGTTTAGATGGAAAAATCAAAGTAGCCATCGGCGGAGCCCCGGTGACTCAGCAGTTTGCCGATGAAATCGGCGCCGACGCATACGGCTTTGACGGCATCAACGCCGTCGAATGCGTCGACAGATTAATTTCATAA
- a CDS encoding homocysteine S-methyltransferase family protein, giving the protein MEPILERLKCGEIIVADGAMGTILQRHGIDINQCVESVNLENPRLLEHIASEYLKAGSEIIQTNTFGASPAKLENYNLQDKTESIIESAIKSVRNVVGNSAHVSGSCGPTGKLLKPYGDTEPEILYQSFQRQMRSFINSGVDIICVETMIDISEAILAVKAAREISSSVPIMATMTFEKTPRGFYTIMGVDINRACTQLKEAGADIVGSNCGNGLDLMIDIAKEFKSQSDMPILIQSNAGLPVIQNGQPVYNEPPEYFEHKIPHLIKLGISIIGGCCGTTPEHIAVIRKLVDQHK; this is encoded by the coding sequence TTGGAGCCTATTCTTGAAAGATTGAAATGCGGAGAAATAATTGTCGCCGATGGAGCCATGGGAACTATACTTCAACGCCACGGAATCGATATCAATCAATGCGTTGAATCGGTAAATCTGGAAAATCCGCGATTGCTTGAACATATCGCTTCGGAATATCTGAAAGCCGGCTCAGAAATTATCCAAACCAATACTTTTGGAGCCTCTCCCGCAAAACTCGAAAACTACAATCTTCAGGATAAAACCGAATCAATTATTGAATCCGCGATAAAATCCGTGCGCAATGTGGTTGGAAATAGTGCCCACGTCTCAGGTTCGTGCGGCCCGACCGGAAAATTATTAAAGCCTTATGGTGATACCGAACCTGAAATTCTATATCAAAGTTTTCAGCGTCAAATGCGATCATTTATAAATTCCGGCGTCGATATTATTTGCGTCGAAACCATGATTGATATTTCCGAAGCGATTCTTGCGGTCAAAGCCGCTCGCGAGATTTCCTCCTCTGTTCCGATCATGGCCACCATGACTTTTGAAAAAACGCCTCGGGGTTTCTATACCATTATGGGTGTCGATATAAATCGAGCCTGCACGCAATTGAAAGAAGCGGGCGCCGATATCGTCGGATCGAATTGCGGAAACGGCCTCGATTTGATGATAGATATTGCGAAGGAATTCAAATCTCAATCCGATATGCCGATATTAATTCAATCCAATGCTGGTTTGCCGGTTATACAAAACGGCCAACCCGTCTATAATGAGCCCCCGGAATATTTCGAACACAAAATCCCCCATCTCATCAAATTGGGAATTTCTATAATTGGCGGTTGCTGTGGAACCACGCCGGAACATATCGCGGTAATTCGAAAATTAGTCGATCAGCACAAATAA
- a CDS encoding DUF4097 family beta strand repeat-containing protein gives MSDFRKVFIASLIIVIAFSAMTLAGIKQEITRDFNVSPGGELTIDTEIGSIEVKASNQSNIGVEIILDSKTRDEDRAQDMFDDFEVEFNQDGNAVEIYAEYFGNDSRGWNIFGTRTRRSLQAKFIITVPEKYNVYAKTSGGSIHIGDLEGEVDVRTSGGSLRFDNISGPVKGKTSGGSITLESCKGRADVSTSGGSIEIGHVEGEVSAHTSGGGIEVEEVMGEIDASTSGGSIYARISEQPRGDCRLTTSGGGITVYLSPDINVYLDARTSSGRVKSDFDISSSRRKKKSSLRGEIGDGGPELYLRTSGGSIRILED, from the coding sequence ATGTCAGATTTTAGAAAAGTTTTTATTGCGTCTCTAATAATCGTGATTGCGTTCTCGGCGATGACGCTGGCCGGTATCAAGCAAGAAATTACGCGAGATTTTAACGTTTCCCCCGGTGGCGAATTGACGATTGACACGGAAATTGGATCTATTGAGGTTAAGGCGTCCAATCAAAGCAACATTGGCGTAGAAATTATCCTCGATTCAAAAACCCGGGATGAGGATCGCGCGCAGGATATGTTCGATGATTTCGAGGTTGAATTCAATCAGGACGGTAACGCGGTTGAGATTTACGCCGAGTATTTTGGCAACGATTCGCGCGGATGGAATATATTTGGCACAAGAACGCGCCGATCGTTACAGGCGAAATTTATAATAACGGTTCCGGAAAAGTATAACGTATATGCCAAAACATCGGGGGGAAGCATTCATATCGGCGATTTGGAGGGCGAGGTTGATGTGCGGACCTCGGGCGGATCACTTCGATTTGACAATATTTCCGGTCCTGTAAAAGGCAAGACATCGGGGGGGAGTATTACACTTGAAAGTTGTAAAGGCCGCGCGGATGTTTCTACTTCGGGAGGTTCAATAGAGATTGGTCATGTTGAGGGCGAAGTGTCGGCTCATACTTCCGGGGGAGGCATCGAAGTAGAAGAAGTAATGGGAGAAATCGACGCTTCGACATCGGGCGGTTCGATATACGCCCGGATTAGCGAGCAGCCTCGGGGTGATTGTCGTCTGACGACATCAGGCGGAGGAATAACGGTTTATTTATCTCCCGATATCAATGTGTATTTGGATGCCCGTACAAGTTCGGGCAGGGTCAAATCGGATTTTGATATTTCTTCCAGCCGACGCAAGAAAAAATCATCCCTGAGGGGTGAGATAGGCGATGGCGGACCCGAATTGTATTTACGAACTTCCGGAGGCAGTATCAGAATTCTTGAAGATTAG